From Chloracidobacterium thermophilum B:
GTTTGAGCAGATGGTGCGGCTGGACATCTACTACATCGAAAACTGGTCATTGTGGCTCGACATCAAGATTCTGCTCCGCACGATTCCGGTCGTGCTCCGGGGCGACAACACCTACTGACAACCAGCCGGCTCCGGCCGGACGTAACCTTTGGCAACGGCAAGCCCTGGCGGGTGTGTGATGTGGGAAGCACCGGAAGCACCTCCGCGACTGACGGTTTCGGCGCTGACAGCCCAGATTCGGCGACAGCTCGAAGGTGAGTTTCGGGAAGTTATCGTCGAAGGCGAGCTTTCCAACTTCGTGGCCCACACCTCCGGGCACTGGTATTTCACGCTCAAGGATGCACAGTCCCAAATCCGCTGTGCCTGTTGGAAGGGGACGAACTACCGGATTCGCTTCCGCCCGCGCAACGGCCAGCAGGTGGTGTGCCGGGGAAAAGTGACCGTCTATGCACCCAAGGGGGAGTACCAACTGACGGTCGAGGCCATGGCGCCGGTGGGAGTGGGCGAGCAACAGTTGGCCTTCGAGCAGCTCAAGGCCAAACTGGCGGCAGAGGGACTGCTTGCACCGGAGCGCAAGCGTCCCCTGCCCCTTGTCCCGCGTCGCATCGGGATTGTGACCTCGCCGACCGGGGCGGCGATTCAGGACATCCTCAATGTACTCCGCCGCCGGAACGATGGTGTGAGTGTTCTGCTCTATCCCGCGCAGGTCGAGGGGGCTGAAGCGGCTGCGAGTGTGGCGGCCGGCATTCGCTGGTTCAGCGAGAACCCGGATCCGGATTTTCCCGTGGACGTTCTCATTGTGGGACGCGGTGGCGGCAGCGCCGAAGCGCTGTGGGCATTCAACACCGAAGAGGTCGCCCGTGCGATTGCCGACTCCACGATCCCCGTTATTTCTGCCGTCGGACACGAGATAGATTTCACGATCGCGGATTTTGTGGCTGATCTGCGCGCCCCAACGCCATCGGCGGCAGCAGAGATGGTTACGGCGCGGCGCGCCGACCTGCTCGCCGAAGTCGGGTCCATGGCGTCCGCGTTGACCAAAGTGATGCACATCCGGTTGCTGCGTGAGCGGCAGGCACTGGAGACGCTGGCGCGGCATCCGGTCTTTGATGACACACAGGCGCGCCTGCGCGATGCGTTGCAGACCTGTGACGAACTGACCCTGGCGGTACAATCGGCTGTACAGAACCGGCTGCGGTTTGCCGGTTGGCGTCTGGAGCGGGCCGGCAACCGTCTCCGGCACTACCCGTGGCGACCATACCTGCAACTCCACGAGCAGCGCGTGTCGGAACTGACGGCGAAGTTGATCGCGGGCGTGCA
This genomic window contains:
- the xseA gene encoding exodeoxyribonuclease VII large subunit; its protein translation is MWEAPEAPPRLTVSALTAQIRRQLEGEFREVIVEGELSNFVAHTSGHWYFTLKDAQSQIRCACWKGTNYRIRFRPRNGQQVVCRGKVTVYAPKGEYQLTVEAMAPVGVGEQQLAFEQLKAKLAAEGLLAPERKRPLPLVPRRIGIVTSPTGAAIQDILNVLRRRNDGVSVLLYPAQVEGAEAAASVAAGIRWFSENPDPDFPVDVLIVGRGGGSAEALWAFNTEEVARAIADSTIPVISAVGHEIDFTIADFVADLRAPTPSAAAEMVTARRADLLAEVGSMASALTKVMHIRLLRERQALETLARHPVFDDTQARLRDALQTCDELTLAVQSAVQNRLRFAGWRLERAGNRLRHYPWRPYLQLHEQRVSELTAKLIAGVQAQAAVAQHRLAQALTRLNTLSPLRVLARGYALVQHPDGRLIRTTEDAVPGQDIVIRLSDGRLLGRVAQVLPEPEAKPDPPPHS